Sequence from the Candidatus Hydrogenedentota bacterium genome:
GACAAATCCTTTTGGGTCACCCGGTTGATTGGCCTTCGTGAAAATAGGACCTATCCAATCGGTTTCTTGAAGGAGCTGCACGATTGCCTTGATCTTGGCTTCGTCGTGATTCTGAACGTAGATTGCCCCTTCTACGACGATGACATCGTCTCCCTTCAGGCCTGCTTTTGTGAGCAGATCGGTCACACTGGACTTGCCGGTATGAGTCGAGAATCCATGATCGGAAGCGACGAGTATATTGGTGGTCGCGGCCAATCCTCGCTGGTCCAACGTGGCAAGTATGCGCCCAATTTCTTCGTCGTCGTTCTTGAGACACGCCAGATTGTCTGGAGATCCAATACCCGCGTCGTGCGTGGTGTGGTCGGGGTCTGAAATCCACATGATCGTCACATCGGGGTGAACAATATCCAGTCCATATTTCAGATAGGCGTCCACGGCCCACCGGTTTTGATCGCGATTGGGCCCTGTCTCTTCGGGGACAGCGCCCAGCGTTTGCTTGACGAGGTCTGCTTGTTCAGCCGGAAGAATGTGCTCGACATTAATGATGCCGCCACCACGCACTTTGTGATTCGTCAGATACGAAGAACCGGACGATCCCGAGCTGACCGTCAGCAGCTTCTTTCCGTGTGCGTCGAGAAGTTCACCGAGCGAAGGTGCTGTCAGGAGGCGTCCACCTGTGACTTCTTCGATCCTCATCAAATTCCTGGCGTCACCTGTGGAGAGACCGCGTTTGGGTTCCACTTCCGGAAAGAAAACAGTATTACCCATGAGCCCATGTGTCGCGGGGTAG
This genomic interval carries:
- a CDS encoding alkaline phosphatase family protein is translated as MHARCYFLLAVLCFAIAPVTHAGESPNTQVLLIVLDGLRPDYVTPVLMPNLYALGQRGVVCENHHAVFPTVTRVNASSIATGSYPATHGLMGNTVFFPEVEPKRGLSTGDARNLMRIEEVTGGRLLTAPSLGELLDAHGKKLLTVSSGSSGSSYLTNHKVRGGGIINVEHILPAEQADLVKQTLGAVPEETGPNRDQNRWAVDAYLKYGLDIVHPDVTIMWISDPDHTTHDAGIGSPDNLACLKNDDEEIGRILATLDQRGLAATTNILVASDHGFSTHTGKSSVTDLLTKAGLKGDDVIVVEGAIYVQNHDEAKIKAIVQLLQETDWIGPIFTKANQPGDPKGFVEGTFSFDIIHWNHARSADILVGANWSDDANALGWKGTTT